In the Silene latifolia isolate original U9 population chromosome 1, ASM4854445v1, whole genome shotgun sequence genome, GTTGCctagatttgtagtagtgttggaGTTGTAAGCCATTTTGGCTATTCTTTTCGGTTAACTGTAAACTTTATATTAAAGTACCTTTGATTGTATTTTACTTTGTTATCCACTACCTCGGTTTACTGAGATGGTAACACGCTCATTTAGCTGGGAATGTCTGGTAAGGCTCCTTTCTAAACGAGGATGTTACACACCCACCTCGGATGAGTTGGATACGACCATCAAAACTCTGAGATGGGAACAGGCTAATATTTAGCTACCCAACAAAACATCGGGAACGTCGAGAAGGTCCAACTCATATCACGCCTCGAAAATTATTCAGTGAGCAAGGCCCTAAGAAGGCAGAGAAAAGTAGGCGTCGTAATATGGCCTATGTTGAGATTATGCAAAAATCAGCCGCGTTGGCGAATGATGAACGCACCCCTGTAAGAGGGTTTTAGAAAAGGAACAAGTCACCCGAGAAACTTAGGTTCGTTTCTCATGCTCGACTGAGAAGAACAAGAGATGGACGACCAGCCCGCGGCCCTAAGAGAGGTTAGAGGAAGAAGGACATCTCCTACCCCTAACCCGTTGGATAGAAAGTCGAGGAAGACGAAAGTCCTAAAAATAAAGATGCCAACAACCCATTTCAAAATAGATTAAGCCCAACTGCTATAaaggttagggtttgattagtaaACTGAGTGCTTACCTCTCAATATATAGAGATATATGATGAGAGATATTTTCAACCATTCAATTCCTCTGTGAGTTATAATAAACCCCAACCCTTTTGTTCTAGCATACAAATCGCTGGATATTATTTGCTCACGGATTTATTCTGCTGCGAGGTATTTCGATTACCCTCTTTGTTTATGTTTAATTCTGGTTTTAACATGGATATGATCATGGTATTTCGTgtattaaaattgttttaagtatTAACAAAACCCTTTAACACTCACATGTGGGATTTATTGAGTTCTTCAGATTCCTCACCTCACATGTGAGACCCATTTTAAGTTACACTGGAGGCAATTAGACTTACTTCCAAGTGTTGAAGGCAAACCGTGTAATTTTATAACAGTTGTGAATAAAGgcttagtttatttaatcatacaatcataCTCATGACTTttgccttgggctctgatactagacctggcaaacgatTGAAACGCGTTATCCGGGTGGGGTCATTTCAGGTCTACAGACTTCGGGTCGGATCGGGTCGGGCCGGGGCGGGGTGTTTCATGTTTGCGTGATTTTCAAGTAAACTATTATCATGTTATTTGTAGATAATAATCATTTTACAGCAATAAAAATTCGGGTTGAGTTATATTGGGTCGGGTTAATTAGAGTTCGAGTGTCAGGTCGGGTCAATTTTCCCAGATCTATCTGATACCATGCTAAATTATGTAAACGAGCCTAAGTTATAATTAAATGAAGGAGAAATAGTTTGTTTCATAAGCTCAATGAGATTTCATTTTTTCAAAGGTAATAATATAAGCTAGCATATTGATTGTGTAAGGGCGCTTATAAAAGAGTGTGTGTAAAACCGGTTTATTTTTAACCACctgatttactttttttttttgaattaaaaccGTTGTTTTCGTAGTTGTCCTTGTGGATCCATTTTACTCACAAATAAAAAAGACTAACTCGTAGCTTGTAAGTAAATTATTTAAGAAAAAGAAAGTGTAAATGATCAAAACTCCCTTTTATATACaactttttaaaatttactcccttttaattttttttttttaaaaacttaCTACCTTTAAACTGGAAAACATTTGATTTTGGTACCAAAACTAAACTCAGAGGAATAATAGAGGAATATTCCGGCGAGTTCAAATTTGTCCCTCCAATTTATGTTTTTTTGGACGTAAATACTCCTCTGTCTATTAGCATAATATTCAATGCCCATGTCCTTCTTCATTTACATCTTCTTTATTTATAAATTTCTCTTCATTACTTTGTGTTTTTTATTTGTCTCTCTCATTTTCTTGTTTTACAAAGTAGTGTTCTTTTTTCCAATAAGTAAGTTAATTATTTTGCATTCATTTGTCTTCTTGTTGGTAAAGACATGTCTTTGGCCTTTTCTGAATTTTTGTCCCAAAAATTAGATTTTTGTCCCAAAAATTAGATTTTTGTTGGTTTACTCTAATTAAGTCTCCTATTTTTGCAGGAGATATCTTTTGTTTCCGAAGTAGGTTCCTATGACAACAATTAAGGGGCTCAGAATTGTTTTTGTGGTATACCTGTTGTGCTTGCCACTTCATGGACGGAGGATAATCCTGGTGTAGAAGGTTTGAAGCTTGCAAGTTCTATAATCCAAACACCAACTTTTGTAGATGCAACTTTTTTCGTTGGTTTGATATGCCTCAATGCAATTGGCAGAGGGATGTGATCAATAAGCTGGTGAGGGAGAAGAATTTGCTCAATTATGAGTTAAAGTGGATTaaggaagaaagaaagaagataCTAGAGGAGATGCATAATTTGATGGTTGATAGACCAAATGTGGATGTGGCTGTGGCTGTGGCTGTGAAGCAGCCTAACAGATGTTCAACAGTTGCATGTTTATTGTTCTTTGGCATTTCATGTGTCATTGCAATTGGTTTCAAATTTATGTAATGTAATTAGGGTATGTTAGTTTAAGTTGGTTGATGAACTATGTTGTGATGTAATATTAGTTGATGTTAGTTCTATGGTGTCATTTTAATCAATGAAAATGGAAGTTTAAGTAGAAAACAAGTCTCCAAATTTGAAGTGCAATTTTCCTGATCAAAGAAATGGACTAACATGAACTACAAACTCTGATATGAACTGCAATTTTCCAAACTGAATATCATTACTCCAAACTGTTAATAACATTGTTTCATACCCATACATAACTAAGACACCCAAACATTGTTCCAAACATAAATAATAGAACCAAACATAAGTAATACAATCATCCAAAGTCATTGCTACATATTcatacttaacactaattaaaatgcatcaacattTTTTACTAAAATGGTGCAGGGGTGGATGATGACTGAGCTACACTGGATTGAGATGGCTGGCTGCTTCTTGTGGCAGTCTGGGGTGGGAACTGGGCTGCATAAGCTGCCTTTGTTGCCTTCCTCATTTCAGCTTTTTCCTTTACTTACTTTGACCATTCATAAGTCCCTAATGGCGTACCACCAGCTTGTGGTTGCTGCTTTAGTAGAGTTGGAGGGTTTTTACAGGTCTTCTTGTAATGTCCAAGCTGCCTACATTGTCCACACTTGTTCATTTTTTGACTCTTTTCACTGcccttttctctttattttccCCAACCTCCTTTCTCCTCTTCTTACTTGGTGTTCTACCTGGCATCCTTCTTTTTAGTGGAGGTAATTAAGGGCTCAGACAAACCAGTCTTCTCCCATTGCTTTATACTAGGTATTGGGATGATTGTAGGTTCATATGCCAACTGATATGTCTCTTTCCAGTAGGCAGCATGTACATAATCATTTACGACTAACCTTTGCTTGAGAATGCATGCCACAACATGAACACATGGAAGCCTACTCAATTGCCAATGTTTACAATCGCATGTCCTTGTCTCAAGATTCACACCCACCCTTCCCCATGGTAAGTCACCTCAAACCTATCAGCATGAGCTTGATATATTGTGCAGAACCTCTGCTCATCCACAGCCCAACTAAGATATTTTTTTGCATATGGCATATGCCTACCATCATATTTATTCACTCCCTCCCTTTTCTCAAAATTTCTTTTCATGACATACCTCTTCATCGACTCCATGTGGGTAAGGATAGGTTTGTCTCTAGCCTCCTTCAACACTGCATTAAAACTCTCACAGATATTGTTCACCGGCATATTAGACTTACATTCTGTATCAAAGGCATGTCTTGACCAATGCCTTGCTGATAttttgctcaaatataaatgtgcTTCATTGGATAGCATCTTCAAACCTTCTATCTCAATATTGAACTGAGCCTGCAAGACAACATATGTGATTAAGATGTTAAATAATGACTAATATAAGAAATAAATGGTAAACAAGTGGTAGAAGACTGAAATAAATATGGACTGACATGTGTTGTTGCTCTGGCTGCCCTCCAAAAATAATCGTTATAAACTTGACCACTGAAGTTGAGCTTGAAGCTTACCCATATTTGTCAAACACAATATCTGATATTTGCTTTTGGGACCACCCTATTTATAGCCTCTATCAGTCCCTTTTGTCTATCAGGCATAAATGTTAGGCCATTCCCTTCCTCTTTCCCCAGGTCATTGATCAACAATTCCAGGAACCAAGTCCAACTATCAGTATTCTCCGCCTCCATTACAGCCCAAGCTATTGGGAATATATTATTGTTTCCATCCTTACCTACTGCCACTAAACACATTCTAGAGTATGGCCCTTTCAAGTGGACTCCATCCACTCCCAATATTGGTCTACAACCTCTAATGAAGCCAACCTTTAAAGATTGCAAACATATATACATTCTTCTGAAAGTCATATGAGGACTCTCAATCCCATCACACACAACAATTGTTGTACTACCATTATTAAACTTGATAAGGGCAGATGCATAATCCCAGACCCTTGCATATTGATCTCTCCCATTACCAAAaataattaacttagctcttgatCTAGCTAACCAACACTTTGCATAGCTAACATGTACATTCAACTCTTTGAAGACATGATCTTGAAAATGCTTCAACTTCCAATCAATATTTGTTCTCCGAAATTCTAAGAACTTTTCGGCTAAATACTCGGATATGACCTTCCTATTATAATTTGATACTCCACATCTATGCTCTAAATTCAGTGTCCTGATTTGGAAATAATCTCCCATATTAGCC is a window encoding:
- the LOC141645015 gene encoding uncharacterized protein LOC141645015 encodes the protein MGDYFQIRTLNLEHRCGVSNYNRKVISEYLAEKFLEFRRTNIDWKLKHFQDHVFKELNVHVSYAKCWLARSRAKLIIFGNGRDQYARVWDYASALIKFNNGSTTIVVCDGIESPHMTFRRMYICLQSLKVGFIRGCRPILGVDGVHLKGPYSRMCLVAVGKDGNNNIFPIAWAVMEAENTDSWTWFLELLINDLGKEEGNGLTFMPDRQKGLIEAINRVVPKANIRYCAQFNIEIEGLKMLSNEAHLYLSKISARHWSRHAFDTECKSNMPVNNICESFNAVLKEARDKPILTHMESMKRYVMKRNFEKREGVNKYDGRHMPYAKKYLSWAVDEQRFCTIYQAHADRFEVTYHGEGWV